Proteins from a single region of Neodiprion virginianus isolate iyNeoVirg1 chromosome 4, iyNeoVirg1.1, whole genome shotgun sequence:
- the LOC124304072 gene encoding solute carrier family 35 member E1 homolog, whose product MYVVYSIPIYRCMRGTFTIFSGGFGFGFSVVCRDQDTSCGGRALAGMVMGERRDSREVLTILFLCIMWYIVSSSNNVIGKMLLSEFPFPMTVTMVQLTSITIYSGPFFNLWGVRKYAADISWPYYFRLIVPLALGKFFASVFSHVSIWKVPVSYAHTVKATMPFFTVVLSRIILREKQTNTVYLSLVPIIGGVAIATLTELSFDMTGLLSALVATMGFSLQNIFSKKVLRDTGVHHLRLLHILGRLALFMFLPVWLMYDFRSLLHDPVTGTNVEVSYKVLMLLFADGILNWLQNIIAFSVLSIVTPLTYAVASASKRIFVIAVSLFVLGNPVTGLNILGMTLAILGVLCYNKAKYDQRQAKKKESLLPRYSFPIRNGTTPFMVNGWQDDKHQLHAV is encoded by the exons atgtatgtagtatatagtatacctatatatcGGTGCATGCGTGGTacttttactattttttccgGGGGTTTCGGTTTCGGATTTTCAGTCGTGTGTCGCGACCAAGACACGTCGTGTGGCGGGCGGGCATTGGCAGGCATGGTGATGGGTGAAAGACGGGACAGCCGTGAGGTGCTGACGATATTATTCCTGTGTATAATGTGGTACATCGTGTCAAGCAGCAACAATGTAATCGGCAAGATGTTGCTGTCCGAGTTTCCGTTTCCAATGACTGTGACGATGGTGCAGCTAACCTCAATCACCATTTATTCCGGCCCGTTTTTCAATCTCTGGGGTGTCCGAAAGTACGCAGCTGACATATCGTGGCCCTATTACTTTCGCCTTATCGTGCCCCTCGCCCTCGGCAAGTTCTTCGCATCCGTATTCAGTCACGTCAGTATTTGGAAGGTCCCGGTCTCCTACGCCCACACTG TAAAGGCTACAATGCCCTTTTTTACGGTGGTCCTGTCGAGGATAATTCTCCGTGAAAAGCAGACCAACACTGTCTACCTCAGCCTCGTTCCTATCATTGGAGGAGTAGCGATCGCCACCCTAACAGAACTTAGTTTTGACATGACGGGATTACTCAGCGCCTTAGTCGCTACAATGGGTTTCTCGCTACAGAATATATTCTCGAAGAAG GTATTACGTGACACGGGGGTTCATCATTTACGGCTTCTACATATCCTTGGACGATTGGCTTTGTTTATGTTCTTGCCAGTTTGGTTAATGTACGACTTCAGAAGTCTTCTGCACGATCCTGTAACGGGGACTAACGTCGAAGTCAGTTATAAAGTATTAATGCTACTTTTCGCCGATGGTATTTTGAATTGGCTTCAGAATATCATTGCTTTCTCTGTATTATCTATCGTCACACCGCTTACTTATGCTGTAGCCAGTGCCAGCAAAAGAATATTTGTAATTGCCGTCAGTCTTTTCGTTCTGGGTAACCCGGTCACAGGACTTAATATCTTAGGTATGACTTTGGCCATATTAGGTGTCCTCTGTTACAACAAAGCTAAATATGATCAGAGACAAGCCAAAAAGAAAGAATCTTTGCTGCCAAGGTACAGTTTTCCCATTCGAAATGGCACCACTCCGTTTATGGTCAATGGctggcaggatgacaagcaTCAACTGCATGCCGTTtag